A single region of the Vicia villosa cultivar HV-30 ecotype Madison, WI linkage group LG4, Vvil1.0, whole genome shotgun sequence genome encodes:
- the LOC131597551 gene encoding uncharacterized protein LOC131597551 — protein sequence MTNTQPQCALPSATVTNPRDNNHVNAVITRSNKSNNKPERNPEDEDMLIEVDVEIKENEVMSQEVKRDERVVKEKIVTPKPTVKLPFPTRNRKKEQHEKNFEKFLEMFKKLELNIPFLEALEQMPTYAKFMKDIISKKRTIESDPIILTETCSAILQGMKIPVKKKDRGSVTIPCTIGDRSFKKALIDLGASVSLMTLSIYKRLGIGKVQDTRMTLQFADQSIKRPYGVVEDVLVKIDKFVFPADFVILEMPEDEEIPIIMGRPFLETGRCLIDIEEENSLTKQKLPLERVLSLSIFEEEEVIDKKDNEVLAMMETSFVKDSRHNRWEDLRQPLVEESKDEPKKGAELKQLPENLKYVFLDTESKCPAIISSHLEFLQEDKLVKVLKKHKSALGWSIEDLKGIIPTLCMHKILMEDNHKPIVQPQR from the exons ATGACCAACACTCAACCACAATGCGCTCTCCCAAGTGCCACGGTTACAAATCCCAGAGACAATAATCATGTGAACGCTGTAATTACCAGAAGCAATAAATCCAATAACAAACCGGAGAGGAATCCTGAGGATGAGGATATGTTGATTGAAGTGGATGTCGAGATTAAAGAGAATGAGGTTATGAGTCAAGAAGTCAAAAGGGACGAAAGGGTAGTAAAAGAAAAGATAGTTACACCAAAGCCGACAGTTAAACTCCCTTTTCCCACGAGAAATaggaagaaagaacaacatgagaagAATTTCGAGAAGTTCTtagagatgttcaagaaacttgagctGAATATTCCTTTCTTagaggcacttgagcaaatgcccacTTATGCGAAATTTATGAAGGATATCATTTCAAAGAAGCGGACCATCGAGAGTGatccgattattctaactgaaacttgtagtgctattttgcagggaatgAAGATTCCGGTTAAAAAGAAAGATAGAGGTTCAGTAACTATACCATGCACAATTGGTgataggtctttcaagaaagcACTGATAgatttgggagcaagtgtgagtcttatgACATTATCCATTTACAAAAGGTTGGGAATAGGTAAAGTACAGGACACACGAATGACACTCCAGTTTGCTGACCAATCAATTAAAAGACCTTACGGAGTAGTAGAAGACGTGTTGGTGAAAATCGACAAGTTCGTATTTCCGGCAGACTTTGTTATTTTAGAGATGCccgaagatgaagagataccaaTCATTATGGGGAGACCATTTCTAGAGACCGGGAGGTGTTTGATCGACATAGAGGAAG aaaacTCTTTGACAAAACAGAAGTTACCCTTGGAGAGAGTTTTGAGTCTATCAATCTTCGAAGAAGAGGAGGTAATTGATAAAAAAGATAAtgaagttttagccatgatggaaacaTCATTTGTCAAAGATTCTCGTCACAACAGATGGGAGGATCTAAGGCAACCATTAGTGGAAGAAAGtaaagatgaaccaaagaagggggctgaattAAAACAATTACCGGAGAACCTCAAATACGTCTTTTTAGACACTGAAAGTAAGTGCCCGGCTATCATAAGTTCTCATCTTGAATTCCTTCAGGAAGATAAGCTTGTCAAAGTCCTTAAAAAGCACAAAAGTGCCCTTGGATGGTCAATTGAAGACTTGAAAGGAATAATTCCGACACTCTGCATGCACAAAATTTTAATGGAAGATAATCACAAACCGATTGTCCAACCTCAACGATGA